A genomic window from Diceros bicornis minor isolate mBicDic1 chromosome 35, mDicBic1.mat.cur, whole genome shotgun sequence includes:
- the FICD gene encoding protein adenylyltransferase FICD translates to MTLMPMASVMAVTEPKWVSVWGRFLWVMLLSMVLGSLLALLLPLGAVEEQCLAVLRGFYLLRSKWDRAQHAVTKRTSPSTELSVTSRDSALLVVKTKASPAGKLEARAALNQALEMKRQGKREKAHRLFLHALKMDPDFVDALNEFGIFSEEDKDIIQADYLYTRALTISPYHEKALVNRDRTLPLVEEIDQRYFSIIDSKVKKVMSIPKGNSALRRVMEETYYHHIYHTVAIEGNTLTLSEIRHILETRYAVPGKSLEEQNEVIGLHAAMKYINATLVSRIGSVTISDVLEIHRRVLGYVDPVEAGRFRTTQVLVGHHVPPHPQDVEKQVQEFVQWLNSEDAMSLHPVEFAALAHYKLVYIHPFIDGNGRTSRLLMNLILMQAGYPPITIRKEQRSEYYHVLEVANEGDVRPFIRFIAKCTETTLDTLLFATTEYPVALPEARPNHSGFKETLPVKP, encoded by the exons ATGACACTCATGCCAATGGCTTCAGTGATGGCGGTGACTGAACCAAAATGGGTCTCAGTCTGGGGCCGCTTCCTGTGGGTGATGCTGCTGAGCATGGTGTTGGGGTCCCTGCTGGCCCTGCTGCTGCCGCTGGGGGCCGTGGAGGAGCAGTGTTTGGCCGTGCTCAGAGGCTTCTACCTGCTCAGGAGCAAGTGGGACAGAGCGCAGCATGCCGTCACCAAGCGCACCAGCCCGTCCACGGAGCTCAGCGTCACCTCCAGGGACTCGGCGCTGCTCGTGGTCAAGACCAAGGCCTCTCCAG CTGGTAAGTTGGAAGCCAGAGCAGCTTTGAACCAAGCCCTGGAAATGAAACGCCAGGGCAAGCGGGAGAAAGCACACAGGCTCTTCCTGCACGCCCTCAAGATGGACCCAGACTTCGTAGACGCGCTCAACGAGTTTGGCATCTTCTCGGAAGAAGACAAGGACATCATCCAGGCGGATTACTTATACACCCGAGCGCTGACCATCTCACCCTACCACGAGAAAGCGCTGGTCAACCGGGACCGGACGCTGCCGCTGGTGGAGGAGATCGACCAGAGGTACTTCAGCATCATCGACAGCAAAGTGAAGAAGGTCATGTCCATCCCCAAGGGCAACTCCGCGCTGCGCAGGGTCATGGAGGAAACGTACTACCACCACATCTACCACACAGTCGCCATTGAGGGCAACACCCTCACCCTGTCGGAGATCAGGCACATCCTCGAGACCCGCTACGCCGTGCCGGGGAAGAGCCTGGAGGAGCAGAACGAGGTGATCGGCCTGCACGCGGCAATGAAGTACATCAATGCGACGCTGGTCTCCCGCATCGGCTCCGTCACCATCAGCGACGTGCTGGAGATCCACAGGCGCGTGCTGGGGTACGTGGACCCGGTGGAAGCCGGCAGGTTCCGGACGACACAGGTCCTTGTGGGGCACCACGTGCCTCCCCATCCccaggatgtggagaagcagGTGCAGGAGTTCGTCCAGTGGCTCAACTCCGAGGATGCCATGAGCCTGCACCCGGTTGAGTTTGCAGCCCTGGCGCATTATAAACTCGTTTACATCCACCCTTTCATCGACGGCAACGGGAGGACCTCACGCCTGCTCATGAACCTCATCCTGATGCAGGCGGGCTACCCGCCCATCACTATCCGCAAGGAGCAGAGATCCGAGTACTACCACGTACTGGAAGTCGCCAACGAAGGCGACGTGAGGCCGTTCATTCGCTTCATCGCCAAGTGTACGGAGACCACCCTGGACACCCTGCTCTTTGCCACAACGGAGTACCCGGTGGCACTGCCGGAGGCCAGACCCAACCACTCTGGGTTCAAGGAGACGCTGCccgtgaagccctaa